The Platichthys flesus chromosome 5, fPlaFle2.1, whole genome shotgun sequence genome contains the following window.
TTGTAGGGAGCGGAAAGAGGCTTGTGCTGGAATGACTGAGCGAGCTGCTCGACCTTCTTCAGCCGCTCTCCCCACTTACTCATcctccaggtcagaggtcagctggCGCGTAAGAGAGCTGGTAGAAACTCAGAGAGTCGGTTTGAGGCAGTTGAGCGACTGtctgaatggatggatgagcCGTGATCATCCTGTCATTCTCCCGCCTGAAAAAACAACCGATCATATTAGTCACGTTTTCAGATTTTGGGATCCGACTAAATGTTGATAAACTCAGTTTCTAGACTGACTGCTGGattctaaaaatgtaagaatTCGCTGAGATTAGTGGAATCCATTCTTCCGTCTCTGCCAACAGGCTGCCATGAAGCAACGCCAAAACGGATTTCCTGCCACATGTTTTTAGTTGGCGAGCTGGTGTTATCATCAAATTCCGTGATTCCAATGTCCCAAGAACTTATATGACAGCTCAGGCCGCATCCACATGCAAAAGCGGATAGGTCTGTCATGGGAAAAGGGATTAGAAATTAAGGGGAATGTTAATACCTCCATGGTCCTGTACAATTTGTCATTAGAAGGTATAGCGTGTGTCTTCCGTCTGAGGTACTTATCATATTCATATATTGGGTTTTCTGCAAGTAATATAACTTTAAACTCAAAATATCAGTCCTGTCAGGAGTCAGTCCTGACTAAATGTTGCCTTTCGCTAATTTCAGAACGTCACATCTAGCCTGTTGTCTTTGCCAGAGACACTTAacttatttcatttaatattttctttatattgaaGTCCAGTTCCTCAGCCTCTCATTGCATACATGCGTGTGTATCTCTGCTAGTTTCCTCGCTTTGCAGACTTTTGTGATGAGGTCGCAGGTGAGATTTCCTTCTGATGACTCTTCCATGCGGATGATGTTGTGCATTAACAACACACAGTGTGAGCAGTTCACCAACACCACAACTTTCTGGTCTACACCCACCCGAAGCTCCTTTGCACTGACGGAGTTGTGTTGCGACTTTTGCTGCTGTGTCGTGGCATTTGTGGCCTTTTTTTGTGGTGGCATTTGTAGTATTATTGTGGTGTTGTTGTTAGTTGTGTCGTGTTATTTAGCATTCGTGTTTTCCGTTGATGCACTAGTGTGAAACGTCTCGACCACCGTAAATAAgaaccacaacaaaaacaattacacGTCAGCAGTTTGTTTCCAGCTCGATAGGCTTCATGTGACACAATCACATTAGGATTGTTATAAACAACATCGTTCACCTGACACAGTTTAGTGAAGAACCAGGCTTCTCCTCCTGTAACACAGACTCAAACTCTAGCTCAGCAGCATTGACTCTACTGTGGCTGTCAGCAGGACCCAGTCTGCCATTACTCACCATTAGTTGACAACCAAACAGTCCGGGACGTTTCTCTTTGAGTTGAactgtcaaaacaaacacaagcctCTGTCACCAGCGTCCATTTTCTAATTTGGCGCCGCCTGGAGCCGGAAACGGTGCTATTTCCGGTCATAAAACGGTATCCGTTATCTACAACAAAGATACGCTGACTGtggtattattattacatgtttatCACTCGTGACGAAGTGTGACTGAACcgtaacaaaaacacacaacgtaCCGGATCAACATCGACCAAACATGAGGCGTACTTCCggttgtgtttttcaaaataaaacccccCACCACATCGACAGTTGAGTGAAAAACAAagtcagaaaaataataaataaatatatataagatgCTATAAATTAAAACGCACATGTGACATACAGTTTTTTTCATATGtacagaaagacaaagaaatccCCTGTTTGCCCTGAAGTGAACACTGAAGGTGAATAATATGAATCCTCACATTCTTCCCTAATAGGTAAATATGCTTGTACATATATGTACTTCTATTACACTGTAGTTTATTTCTTTTGATCCAATTACAATTTTAATCAACTATAGTATTCCAGTCTTCACATGGTGACCACCTACAGCCTGGAAAAAATGTGTCAgtgaagaaggaaggaaggaagtgagAGGATGCCACAGAATGGGCGGTGGTTATAACAAGCCTTAGCTCCAGGGAACACCCAAGAAAACGTCATTCACATTCTTcaggtcagtgtttgtgtagtAAAGGAAAGTTATCTCAATTAATAAGCTGTTGAAAACAGGATGGGCATCAAATGATTTGTCTGTGCTTGTTACGGCTGCCAGGCTACCTCCTGAGGATATGtcatttctgtgtgtatttatgttaagTAGCCTGTCAGAGGTCCGGGTTCATATCTCGGATGAAAGtcatgtatttctttaaaaaaattactttaattTACTTACCTTTTCCACTGCGAGCTAGGGTTGTGACAGtaatgtttttatgtaaaaGGAGCTTTTCTTCTCACATGAAGCAATAAACTTCTGCATTCCTTCTGTACTAAAAGACAGTAAGAAACAGGCCATTTGAAAATCATACAGCAAACAAATtggaaaagattaaaaacaagATTTGAACGAGAATCGATTACAAATGTCGTTAAGATCAGGACTAGGAGAAAGCAAATGTGTCTTAAAGATAGATTTAAAATAAGACTATAAGTTTACCAGGATATCCTCAGGGACATTGTTCCAAAGGAGGCCCGGTAACCTCTggtcccccccccgccctgccaCTGTTAAATGGCGAGTAGCACCTGAGGTTAGATATGGCGTCAAAAGATCCAAAATGTACTAAGGTGCAAGTCCAGAATGGACCTTAAAAGTCAGAAATGAAATCTTTCAAACAAATCTCAACCTTACTGGAAGTTAAAACCATAACAATATATTCTCGATTTGGAGAGGAGTCTGGCCACATCACAATCTGGAATGCAGAAACTAAAAAAGGTTTTCTTGGTTAAAAACTGCAGTAGAACAAGTTAGTAGATGTCAGGGGGGCGTTGAGTTTTCCTTCCTCAGGAAAGGACAAGGAGCTGCCTGGTGAGATAAGTATTTGTTTTCCACTTCCCAGTAATTTGATCTGCGTAGGATCATTACACCCCTGCAGTTTTCAGTGCGTGgacttgattttattttcactgctACCAGAAATTAATTCTCCTGACTTAAGGTTTGTGCTTGCCTGCATTTTCAACATCTGCTTTTCAGTTTAGAGTTGACACTTCAGTTACAGTTTGTCTTATCTGGTGCCAGGTGGTGGTTGCTGTATTCAGAGGGAAAAAGATAACTGTTAAAGGGAGATTTAGGGCTTGTCTACACAAGGAAAGCATTAGATGAACTAACATGACTATCCAATCctgacacagacatttttattcaaGTTGGGTCCTgaacagcttctctctgatttcTGGTGCATGCagcagtctgtgtgtggacGGACACAGACGAGAGGAAGCACTCTAAAATGTGGCACAGCCGAAAAGTGCTTCTTGCTGCAGTTGTTTTCACAGCCCTCTACTACAGCGTAAGTAGTCTTTACCGTACAAATGACAGTTGATGGTtatgatgttatatgttacaaatATTCTCCTCTCAACAGTATTTTAATTTCTGTATTCAAATAAAGGTGGCAGCAGAGGACATGAAACAACTGGACATGGCCCCGGATGCTGTGGACTACCTGTATGATAAATGCAGTAAGGATGCCATGGAGAAGTTAATCCATTCAGGCCTGTTAAGACAAGAGCTGAACCTCACTGCAGGTTTCCAGACCGCATGGAGCGAGAGCACCAAGTGTTCCAAGCTGATCCCAGGAGGAATCAAAGAACATACTATTGCACTGGGGGCATATGTCAACAGTGATATGGACTTTAAAGGAACCTTTAACAACCAAGTGGAGACCATGGGCGGGAACGTTAGCACCTACGAGAACAACTTCAATTTCAAGTCGCTCCACTTCCTGCTCATGGATTACATGGTGCGGCAGAAGCCACAGACTTGCAAGAGTGTGTTTGTTATACAAGACAAAGAAGTCACGGCAAAAGTTGGTTCAAAAGTGAGACTGGGGAGGTTCACCACGGCCGAGTTGAGCTTTACTGGGCTAAAGAAAATGGTTGATTTGGAGGATCAAGTGATTTTGAACATCACATCTTGCTTCTTTGTCAAATTGGGGGAAAACATTTGCAGTAAGCAAACAGACACTGTCTTGTTGAGTCCAGCTGAAGAGTTCACAGTGGAGAGCGTAACTGACAAAATGTAT
Protein-coding sequences here:
- the si:ch211-145b13.6 gene encoding GPI-linked NAD(P)(+)--arginine ADP-ribosyltransferase 1, whose amino-acid sequence is MWHSRKVLLAAVVFTALYYSVAAEDMKQLDMAPDAVDYLYDKCSKDAMEKLIHSGLLRQELNLTAGFQTAWSESTKCSKLIPGGIKEHTIALGAYVNSDMDFKGTFNNQVETMGGNVSTYENNFNFKSLHFLLMDYMVRQKPQTCKSVFVIQDKEVTAKVGSKVRLGRFTTAELSFTGLKKMVDLEDQVILNITSCFFVKLGENICSKQTDTVLLSPAEEFTVESVTDKMYDDETYTDIALKATGHQGSHNCDIFSRSPAVVSTHVWLVLVLLCFSLVE